A window from Catalinimonas alkaloidigena encodes these proteins:
- a CDS encoding GNAT family N-acetyltransferase codes for MLRLQDLYLFNRPEFIAFQALPALHTLRLHQPRTDQVEALWHMAIHDQVGYSPWRATFGGPQFVATLPPPRLAELLQQGDALARHEKLRALVIRTFPAFYDPAGHALLTHALLQHGYALEATDLTYFLALRRDGFEKGLHTTGRKKLRRAERHGFTFHEEEPAFAPEAYQIIAATRQRKGYPVTLSEESLLAHLRALPDYYRLFSVRRSGRTAAVGLVVVISPSILYTFYVGDVEEFRTHSPAVMLYQGIYYWGVTKGYRLLDFGIGTDQTEPNEGLMQFKRMLGGEPSLKFTFRKDFHPDL; via the coding sequence ATGCTACGTCTCCAGGATCTTTACCTTTTCAACCGACCGGAATTTATTGCCTTTCAGGCGCTTCCGGCGCTGCACACGTTGCGCCTGCACCAGCCGCGTACCGATCAGGTAGAAGCGCTCTGGCACATGGCAATTCATGATCAGGTAGGATACAGCCCCTGGCGCGCTACGTTCGGGGGACCGCAGTTTGTAGCCACGCTTCCCCCGCCCCGCCTGGCAGAGCTGCTCCAACAGGGCGATGCCCTGGCCCGACACGAAAAACTGCGTGCCCTGGTGATTCGCACCTTCCCGGCATTCTACGACCCGGCCGGGCATGCACTTCTGACCCACGCGTTACTGCAGCACGGCTATGCGCTTGAGGCCACCGACCTGACGTATTTCCTGGCGCTACGCCGCGACGGCTTCGAAAAAGGACTCCACACCACAGGCCGAAAAAAGCTACGCCGGGCAGAACGCCACGGCTTCACCTTTCACGAAGAAGAACCTGCGTTCGCCCCGGAAGCGTACCAGATCATCGCGGCGACCCGACAGCGCAAAGGCTACCCGGTCACCCTGTCTGAAGAAAGCCTGCTGGCGCACCTCCGGGCGTTACCGGACTACTACCGTCTGTTCAGCGTACGTCGCTCCGGCCGAACCGCCGCCGTCGGGCTGGTCGTTGTGATCTCGCCTTCCATTCTGTATACCTTCTACGTCGGCGACGTCGAGGAATTCCGGACCCATAGCCCGGCGGTGATGCTCTATCAGGGAATTTACTACTGGGGAGTGACCAAAGGTTACCGACTGCTCGATTTTGGGATTGGTACCGACCAGACGGAGCCTAACGAAGGACTGATGCAATTCAAGCGCATGCTAGGTGGGGAACCTTCGCTGAAATTTACGTTCCGCAAAGATTTTCATCCTGATCTGTAA
- the gap gene encoding type I glyceraldehyde-3-phosphate dehydrogenase: protein MAKTKVAINGFGRIGRLTLRALLKKEDIEVVAVNDLTDNQTLAHLFRYDSVHGKFAGEVSATEDSITVSGHTMKVYAQKDPSQLPWKELGVDIVIESTGRFVDEAGAGQHLKAGAKKVVISAPAKGNIPTVVLGVNEDTLTGDETILSNASCTTNCLAPMAKALDDAFGIEKGFITTVHAYTADQNLQDAPHRDLRRARAAALSIIPTSTGAAKAVGLVLPHLKGSLDGIAMRVPTPDGSVTDLVAILKKEVTADEVNAAVKAAADGAMKGVLEYSTDPLVSIDIVGNPHSCIFDSEQTSVMGTMVKVVGWYDNEWGYSNRTADLVALLAGQL from the coding sequence ATGGCAAAAACCAAAGTTGCGATCAACGGTTTCGGTCGCATAGGCCGCCTCACATTACGGGCGCTCCTGAAGAAAGAAGATATCGAAGTAGTCGCTGTCAACGACCTCACTGATAACCAAACCCTGGCACACCTGTTCCGCTACGATTCGGTACACGGTAAATTTGCGGGCGAAGTAAGCGCCACGGAAGATAGCATCACCGTGAGCGGACACACCATGAAGGTGTATGCACAAAAAGATCCGTCTCAACTGCCCTGGAAAGAACTGGGTGTAGACATCGTGATCGAATCGACCGGTCGCTTCGTAGACGAAGCGGGTGCAGGCCAGCACCTGAAAGCCGGCGCTAAAAAAGTGGTGATTTCGGCTCCTGCCAAAGGCAACATCCCGACCGTTGTCTTGGGGGTTAATGAAGATACCCTCACGGGCGACGAGACCATCTTGTCGAACGCTTCGTGCACCACAAACTGCCTGGCTCCTATGGCTAAAGCGCTGGATGATGCATTCGGAATCGAAAAAGGCTTTATCACCACGGTTCATGCCTATACGGCCGACCAGAACCTCCAGGATGCTCCACACCGTGACCTGCGTCGGGCGCGTGCTGCTGCCTTGTCGATCATCCCGACTTCGACGGGTGCTGCCAAAGCGGTAGGTCTGGTACTGCCTCACCTGAAAGGTTCACTCGACGGCATCGCGATGCGCGTTCCTACGCCCGACGGTTCGGTAACCGACCTGGTGGCTATTCTGAAAAAAGAAGTAACGGCCGACGAAGTAAACGCGGCGGTTAAAGCGGCTGCCGACGGTGCCATGAAAGGCGTACTGGAATACTCGACCGATCCGTTGGTTTCGATCGACATCGTAGGTAACCCGCACTCTTGCATCTTCGACTCTGAGCAGACGTCGGTGATGGGTACGATGGTGAAAGTTGTTGGCTGGTACGACAACGAATGGGGTTACTCCAACCGTACGGCTGACCTGGTAGCCCTGCTGGCAGGCCAACTGTAA
- the kdsB gene encoding 3-deoxy-manno-octulosonate cytidylyltransferase, which produces MKILGVIPARYASTRFPAKALTDIKGKTMVQRVYEQAQQAQKLVKVVVATDHPDIEAHVRQFGGHVVMTSADHPSGTDRCYEALQKTEEEFDAVLNIQGDEPFIQPQQIDRLADCLIGAEAPLATLVRVIDDESTLFNPNTPKVVLDQQGRALYFSRQPIPYQRDTPTAEWLSHHMYYQHIGLYAYRVEALHYITTLTPSALEIAERLEQLRWLEAGLHIQAAVTAYASHGIDTPEDLHQALKNWEATEKKNP; this is translated from the coding sequence ATGAAGATTCTCGGCGTTATTCCGGCACGCTACGCATCGACCCGTTTTCCGGCAAAGGCTCTGACCGACATCAAAGGAAAAACGATGGTGCAGCGCGTCTACGAGCAGGCACAGCAAGCCCAAAAGCTGGTGAAAGTCGTGGTGGCGACCGACCATCCGGACATCGAGGCGCACGTCCGGCAGTTTGGTGGCCACGTCGTTATGACCAGTGCGGATCATCCCAGCGGCACGGACCGATGCTACGAAGCTTTGCAGAAAACCGAGGAGGAGTTCGACGCGGTACTCAATATTCAGGGAGACGAACCCTTTATCCAGCCGCAACAGATCGACCGCCTGGCCGATTGCCTGATCGGCGCAGAGGCGCCGCTGGCTACGTTGGTACGCGTCATCGACGACGAATCGACCCTATTCAATCCCAACACGCCTAAAGTGGTACTCGATCAGCAGGGGCGGGCGCTCTATTTTAGCCGTCAACCCATTCCGTACCAGCGCGATACGCCCACGGCCGAGTGGCTTTCGCACCATATGTATTACCAGCACATCGGGCTGTATGCCTACCGGGTGGAGGCGTTGCACTACATCACGACGCTGACGCCGTCGGCCCTGGAAATTGCTGAGCGGCTGGAGCAACTGCGTTGGCTGGAGGCCGGCCTACACATTCAGGCAGCGGTTACCGCTTACGCCAGCCACGGCATCGATACGCCGGAAGATTTACACCAGGCCCTGAAAAACTGGGAGGCTACAGAAAAGAAAAACCCCTGA
- a CDS encoding helix-turn-helix domain-containing protein, with translation MTFRELKKLVEQGEGARLEFKRKAAHPDKIMKEVVAFANTDGGTLVIGVDDNGTIPGVSALEEEEFVLEKAIEKYCYPAIAYSIERVVLSDRAGVLLFHILPGTEKPYAVRNNLQEEGGKAYVRVRDRSVQASREVRQILRQQKKDKSFRFGFGDKEKALMQYLDLHQSITLSQFAQVAAIPRSIASRTLVLLTLAGVLRIVPDEGEDHYRLT, from the coding sequence GTGACATTTCGTGAACTGAAAAAGCTGGTGGAGCAGGGCGAAGGAGCCCGCCTGGAATTTAAACGCAAGGCCGCGCATCCCGACAAAATTATGAAGGAGGTGGTGGCCTTTGCGAACACCGACGGCGGCACGCTGGTGATCGGTGTGGACGACAATGGCACCATTCCCGGCGTCAGTGCGCTGGAAGAAGAGGAGTTCGTCCTCGAAAAGGCCATTGAGAAGTACTGCTACCCTGCCATTGCTTACTCCATCGAGCGTGTGGTTTTGTCGGATCGTGCAGGCGTGCTGTTGTTTCATATTCTGCCCGGAACGGAAAAGCCTTATGCCGTGCGGAATAACTTGCAGGAAGAAGGGGGGAAGGCGTATGTGCGAGTGCGCGACCGTAGCGTACAGGCCAGCCGGGAAGTCCGGCAAATTTTACGGCAACAGAAAAAAGACAAAAGCTTTCGCTTTGGGTTCGGCGATAAAGAGAAAGCGCTGATGCAATACCTGGATTTGCACCAAAGCATTACGCTCAGCCAGTTTGCCCAGGTCGCGGCCATTCCGCGTTCCATTGCCTCGCGTACCCTGGTGCTTTTGACGCTGGCTGGGGTCTTGCGCATTGTGCCCGACGAGGGCGAAGACCATTACCGACTTACTTAG
- a CDS encoding response regulator: MPHLQKVLLVDDNPIDNFVSRKMVEKAGIADEICTLHSGMEALEYLKNYQENGLPDVIFLDINMPIMSGFDFLDEFVALDPAIHAHCRIFVLSSSTDSLDLERANQNPFVQKMITKPLEFGFLRTLGQAVSFETL, encoded by the coding sequence ATGCCTCATCTTCAAAAGGTTCTACTGGTGGACGACAATCCCATCGACAATTTCGTGAGTCGAAAAATGGTAGAAAAAGCCGGGATTGCCGACGAAATTTGCACACTACACTCCGGCATGGAAGCCCTGGAGTATCTGAAAAATTATCAGGAAAACGGGCTTCCGGACGTTATCTTCCTGGACATCAACATGCCGATTATGAGCGGCTTCGATTTCCTGGACGAGTTTGTGGCGCTTGATCCGGCCATTCACGCCCACTGCCGTATTTTCGTCCTGAGTTCGTCGACCGATAGCCTCGACCTGGAACGGGCCAATCAAAATCCGTTTGTGCAGAAGATGATCACCAAACCGCTGGAGTTTGGCTTCCTGCGCACGTTGGGGCAGGCCGTCTCGTTCGAAACGCTCTGA
- the tyrS gene encoding tyrosine--tRNA ligase, whose amino-acid sequence MNNFVEELRWRGLLQDQTPGTEEFLLNHATVGYVGFDPTAVSLHIGNLVPIMLLKHFQRAGHKPIALVGGATGMVGDPSGKSEERNLLDEETLRRNQEGIRQQLGRFLDFEGDQAAEIVNNYDWFKEFGFLEFLRDVGKHLTVNYMMAKDSVKKRLETGISFTEFSYQLLQGYDFQWLYKNKGCRLQMGGSDQWGNITTGTELIRRMSGSEEEAPEVFALTAPLLTKADGQKFGKSERGNVWLDPEMTSPYQFYQFWLNAADADAPRLMRVFSLKSRDEIEALEAEHAEAPHRRTLQRALAEEMTARVHSEADLQQAVQASEILFGKGTTEVLKTISEKLLLDVFEGVPQVEVEREAVVNAADLPEVLSVVTQQQIFKSKGEARRMLTANGVSINKEKVSADVPPAQLEWLQGRYLLVQKGKKDYFLIRAN is encoded by the coding sequence ATGAACAACTTTGTGGAAGAATTGCGCTGGCGCGGCTTGTTACAGGACCAGACGCCGGGTACAGAAGAGTTTTTGTTGAACCACGCCACGGTCGGCTACGTGGGATTTGACCCGACGGCAGTGTCGCTGCACATCGGCAATCTGGTGCCGATCATGTTGCTGAAGCATTTCCAACGGGCGGGCCACAAGCCGATTGCGCTGGTGGGTGGCGCGACCGGCATGGTAGGCGATCCTTCGGGGAAATCGGAGGAGCGGAATCTGCTCGACGAAGAGACGCTGCGTCGTAACCAGGAGGGCATCCGCCAGCAGTTGGGTCGTTTCCTCGATTTCGAAGGCGACCAGGCCGCCGAGATTGTCAACAACTACGACTGGTTCAAGGAATTCGGCTTTCTGGAGTTTCTGCGCGACGTGGGCAAACACCTGACGGTCAATTACATGATGGCGAAAGATTCGGTCAAGAAGCGGCTGGAGACCGGCATTTCCTTCACCGAGTTTTCGTACCAGTTGTTGCAGGGATACGACTTCCAGTGGCTCTACAAAAATAAAGGGTGCCGTCTGCAAATGGGGGGGTCCGACCAGTGGGGGAACATCACGACCGGTACCGAATTGATTCGTCGCATGAGCGGCAGCGAGGAAGAAGCGCCTGAGGTCTTTGCGCTGACCGCACCGCTGCTGACCAAAGCCGATGGCCAGAAGTTCGGAAAATCGGAACGGGGAAACGTCTGGCTCGATCCGGAAATGACCTCGCCGTACCAATTCTACCAGTTCTGGCTCAACGCGGCCGATGCCGATGCGCCTCGTCTGATGCGCGTCTTTTCGCTGAAGAGCCGGGACGAAATCGAAGCGTTGGAAGCCGAGCATGCCGAGGCACCGCACCGCCGTACGCTGCAACGCGCCTTGGCCGAAGAAATGACCGCTCGTGTGCATTCGGAGGCCGATTTACAACAAGCCGTGCAGGCGTCAGAGATCTTATTTGGGAAGGGGACGACCGAGGTGTTAAAAACCATTTCGGAGAAACTGCTGCTCGATGTGTTCGAAGGCGTGCCGCAGGTGGAAGTAGAGCGGGAGGCTGTCGTGAACGCAGCCGACTTGCCCGAAGTGCTTTCGGTCGTGACGCAACAGCAGATCTTTAAGTCGAAAGGGGAGGCCCGCCGCATGCTGACGGCCAACGGTGTGAGCATCAACAAAGAAAAGGTATCGGCCGATGTGCCGCCGGCCCAACTGGAGTGGTTGCAGGGGCGTTACCTGCTGGTACAGAAAGGGAAGAAAGACTATTTCCTGATTCGGGCGAACTGA
- the holA gene encoding DNA polymerase III subunit delta produces MPHTPESVLQDLKQGRYAPIYFLQGEESFYIDQIADFIEAHALQEFEKGFNQVIIYGKDADMAKVLNNARRFPMMAERQVVLVKEAQEITDLNRDTGQQMLEAYVRNPLPSTILVFCHKHKTLDGRKKLAQVLDKQAVLVTTKKLYDNQVPQWIERYLQEKKRQAMPDAVQLIAESIGADLSRLSNEIDKLLINLREGATITPDVVQQYIGISKDYNVFELQRALVYRDADKAYRIVHYFESDPKSHPIIPIIALLFTFFCKVLTVHAAADQSERGLAKALKINPFFVKEYLIAKRNYPPPRVAAAIHHLRTADLQSKGVEGGSITEGQILKELIFKILH; encoded by the coding sequence ATGCCGCACACTCCGGAAAGCGTACTTCAGGATCTCAAACAGGGGCGTTATGCGCCCATCTACTTCCTTCAGGGCGAAGAATCGTTTTACATCGACCAGATTGCCGATTTTATTGAAGCCCATGCGCTGCAAGAGTTCGAAAAAGGATTTAACCAGGTGATCATCTACGGCAAAGATGCCGACATGGCCAAGGTGCTCAACAACGCCCGGCGGTTCCCGATGATGGCCGAGCGGCAGGTGGTGCTGGTGAAAGAGGCTCAGGAAATTACAGACCTGAACCGCGATACAGGGCAGCAGATGCTGGAGGCTTACGTGCGCAACCCGTTGCCTTCCACCATTCTGGTTTTTTGCCACAAGCACAAAACCCTCGACGGTCGCAAAAAACTGGCACAAGTGCTGGACAAACAGGCCGTGTTGGTCACGACCAAAAAGCTGTACGACAACCAGGTGCCCCAGTGGATCGAACGCTACCTGCAGGAGAAAAAGCGCCAGGCCATGCCCGATGCCGTTCAACTGATCGCCGAAAGCATCGGGGCCGATTTGAGCCGCCTCTCGAACGAGATCGACAAACTGTTGATCAACCTGCGCGAGGGTGCCACCATTACGCCCGACGTGGTGCAACAGTACATCGGCATCAGCAAAGACTACAACGTGTTCGAGTTGCAGCGCGCACTGGTTTACCGCGATGCCGACAAGGCGTACCGCATTGTGCACTACTTCGAGTCCGATCCCAAAAGTCACCCCATCATTCCGATCATCGCGCTTTTGTTCACGTTCTTCTGCAAAGTGCTGACGGTGCACGCCGCGGCCGATCAGTCGGAACGGGGCCTGGCGAAAGCGCTGAAGATCAATCCGTTTTTCGTGAAAGAATACCTGATCGCGAAGCGCAACTACCCTCCCCCACGCGTGGCCGCCGCCATCCACCACCTCCGCACCGCCGATTTGCAGTCGAAGGGGGTCGAGGGCGGCAGCATCACCGAAGGGCAGATTCTGAAGGAGCTGATTTTTAAGATTTTACACTAA
- a CDS encoding helix-turn-helix domain-containing protein, translating into MITVSHQCFAPSASLQTVVDQYWRCTASGAHHEQSSELRCMPLGTIEIIIQLQGNATSGLLDRQWQTFPRAYIVGLTKGAVVWKAYGGTELFGICLKPEGMLQLFGEPLGELTENVVDAEAFFPGDVTPIIAQIQDAPDDRTRIFLIEAFLHNQLARFHQKDNYFTEALRRIRAQETAFSATSLGKALFVSERQSQRLFKEKLGISPKAYHRLMRFRDALTRTRRNQVVSWAQLAYELGYTDQAHLIRDFKAFSGVTPAHFAERALPSR; encoded by the coding sequence ATGATTACGGTAAGTCATCAGTGTTTTGCACCTTCGGCGAGTCTACAAACCGTTGTCGATCAATACTGGCGTTGCACCGCTTCGGGCGCACACCACGAACAGTCGTCCGAACTCCGGTGTATGCCCCTGGGTACCATCGAAATCATCATCCAACTGCAAGGGAACGCTACGTCGGGGCTGCTGGACCGGCAATGGCAGACCTTTCCGCGGGCCTACATTGTGGGGCTTACCAAAGGTGCAGTCGTCTGGAAAGCCTACGGCGGGACCGAACTGTTCGGAATCTGTCTGAAGCCCGAAGGCATGTTGCAACTGTTTGGCGAACCGCTCGGGGAGCTTACCGAAAATGTGGTCGATGCCGAGGCGTTTTTTCCCGGCGACGTGACGCCCATCATCGCACAGATCCAGGACGCGCCCGACGACCGCACCCGTATTTTTCTGATCGAAGCTTTTTTGCACAACCAGCTCGCCAGGTTTCATCAGAAAGACAATTACTTCACGGAAGCCTTGCGTCGGATTCGGGCGCAGGAGACTGCCTTTTCGGCTACGTCGCTCGGCAAAGCCCTGTTCGTCAGCGAACGGCAAAGCCAGCGTTTGTTTAAGGAAAAGCTGGGCATAAGCCCCAAAGCTTATCACCGGCTGATGCGGTTTCGCGATGCTCTGACTCGCACGCGGCGCAACCAAGTGGTGTCGTGGGCGCAGTTGGCCTACGAGCTGGGGTACACCGATCAGGCGCACCTCATCCGCGACTTCAAAGCGTTTTCGGGCGTGACTCCCGCCCACTTTGCCGAACGTGCGCTGCCTTCCCGGTAG
- a CDS encoding diheme cytochrome c-553 produces the protein MKPFIAFSLGLGLLGLAACESSRTTDSSSIAEETTVPAVTVANHDQEVLKRGEYLVNIMGCHDCHSPKVFGPQGPAPDPERLLSGHPQDMPLAAVNKAAMKDWVLFNMHNTAVAGPWGVSFSANLTSDATGIGNWKEEQFVKALREGKFKGLDNTRPLLPPMPWQVFKNLTDEDMHAMFVYLKSTKPVKNVVPAPIPPDQL, from the coding sequence ATGAAACCGTTTATTGCTTTTTCCCTGGGACTTGGCCTGCTGGGGCTGGCCGCCTGTGAGTCGTCACGTACGACTGATTCCTCATCGATCGCCGAAGAAACAACCGTCCCGGCCGTTACGGTCGCCAATCACGACCAGGAGGTGTTGAAACGCGGCGAATACCTCGTCAACATCATGGGCTGTCACGACTGTCACTCGCCCAAAGTGTTTGGTCCGCAGGGACCCGCACCCGATCCGGAGCGTCTGCTGTCGGGGCATCCGCAGGACATGCCGCTGGCCGCCGTGAACAAAGCGGCGATGAAAGATTGGGTACTGTTCAACATGCACAACACGGCCGTGGCTGGTCCCTGGGGGGTGTCTTTTTCGGCCAACCTGACGTCGGATGCGACGGGAATTGGCAATTGGAAAGAAGAACAGTTTGTAAAAGCGCTGCGCGAAGGTAAATTCAAGGGGCTGGACAACACCCGGCCGCTGCTGCCCCCGATGCCCTGGCAGGTGTTCAAAAACCTGACCGACGAAGACATGCACGCCATGTTTGTGTACCTGAAAAGCACCAAGCCCGTGAAGAACGTGGTGCCGGCGCCCATTCCGCCCGATCAGCTCTGA
- a CDS encoding DUF1330 domain-containing protein, which translates to MAAYCIFDILRVKDAAAMECYRTHVLATIDRYGGRFLAIGGPCELIEGNVKPTFPIVIEFPSLRQAHLWYDSADYRDLKALRLAAVDSNAVFIQGL; encoded by the coding sequence ATGGCCGCCTACTGTATTTTCGACATTCTTCGGGTGAAGGACGCGGCGGCGATGGAATGTTATCGTACACACGTACTGGCTACCATCGATCGGTATGGCGGGCGTTTTCTGGCCATCGGCGGACCGTGTGAATTGATCGAGGGAAACGTAAAGCCGACTTTCCCGATTGTCATCGAATTTCCCTCGCTTCGGCAGGCGCACCTGTGGTACGACTCGGCCGATTACCGCGACCTGAAGGCCCTACGGCTGGCAGCGGTCGACTCCAACGCTGTTTTTATTCAAGGACTCTGA
- the menB gene encoding 1,4-dihydroxy-2-naphthoyl-CoA synthase: protein MSTQYDWKPVKEYREILFESCQGVGKITINRPRYRNAFTPLTVQEMIDAIDHCRYANDINVVVFTGANDPNEARQAFCSGGDQNIKGVGGYVGEDGVPRLNVLDLQKRIRSLPKPVVAMVNGYAIGGGHVLHVVCDLTIASENAIFGQTGPKVGSFDGGFGSSYLARHVGQKKAREIWFLCLQYSAQEALDMGLVNKVVPFDQLEEATMEWCLIMQQRSPLALRMVKAGLNAELDGQAGIQELAGNATLLYYFTEEAQEGKKAFLEKRAPDFQQYPKFP, encoded by the coding sequence ATGTCAACACAATACGACTGGAAACCCGTCAAAGAATACCGCGAGATCCTGTTCGAAAGCTGCCAGGGGGTAGGGAAAATCACCATCAACCGCCCGCGCTACCGCAATGCCTTCACGCCGCTGACGGTGCAGGAGATGATCGACGCCATCGATCACTGCCGTTACGCGAACGACATCAACGTGGTGGTGTTTACCGGCGCCAACGATCCCAACGAAGCGCGTCAGGCGTTTTGTAGCGGTGGCGACCAGAACATAAAAGGCGTCGGGGGCTACGTGGGCGAAGACGGCGTGCCGCGCCTCAACGTGCTCGACCTGCAAAAGCGCATCCGATCGTTGCCCAAGCCGGTCGTAGCGATGGTGAACGGCTACGCCATTGGCGGGGGGCACGTGCTGCACGTGGTTTGTGATCTGACCATCGCTTCGGAAAATGCTATTTTCGGGCAGACCGGTCCGAAAGTCGGGAGCTTCGACGGCGGTTTTGGGTCGTCGTATCTGGCGCGCCACGTCGGGCAGAAAAAAGCCCGCGAAATCTGGTTCCTCTGTCTACAATATTCCGCGCAGGAGGCCCTCGACATGGGACTTGTGAACAAAGTAGTGCCGTTCGACCAACTGGAAGAAGCCACCATGGAGTGGTGCCTGATCATGCAACAGCGCAGCCCGTTGGCCCTGCGGATGGTCAAAGCCGGCCTCAACGCCGAACTCGACGGACAAGCCGGCATTCAGGAACTGGCCGGCAATGCTACGTTGCTCTATTACTTTACGGAGGAGGCGCAGGAAGGCAAAAAAGCGTTCTTGGAGAAACGCGCGCCCGACTTCCAGCAGTACCCCAAATTTCCCTAA
- the menD gene encoding 2-succinyl-5-enolpyruvyl-6-hydroxy-3-cyclohexene-1-carboxylic-acid synthase yields the protein MYRLQPLVDIAELCHRQGLRDVILSPGSRCAPLTLAFARHPHLRVRSIPDERAAAFIALGLAQQTGQPVVLVCTSGTAALNYGPAVAEAFYQNVPLLLLTADRPPEWIDQWDGQTIRQAHVYGRHAKWSRELPVSYEHPDAAWHINRQVNEAINYARETPAGPVHLNIPVREPFYPDPAEPYGYSDAVRVIAMSADAPELSEAQYRALRDEWQTYERILVVAGQGRPTAAFRQVLKRLSEKTGAVLVGDVLSNLHDLPGVVDRPDALLMKGEQAALQPDLLITFGQSVISKNLKLFLRKHAPRAHWHVQPAGEVPDTFQTLTRVIRTEPSRFFSRVSRGLRASPRSYAETWRAANQRVRQATDRFFQHQPFGEFGALSAVVQHLPKGTQVHVANSMAIRYVNFLGLPARRDLTLFANRGTSGIDGSSSTAVGAALATNQPVVLITGDLAFFYDRNAFWHQEPLPNLRIVLLNNHGGGIFRMIDGPRQQPELEPFFETRQALRAENTARDFGMTYYFAEGKEALRRHLPDFFNQTSDRPRLLEIETHNLTNADVFDQYKQMLRAGEKL from the coding sequence ATGTATCGCCTGCAACCTCTCGTCGACATTGCTGAACTCTGCCACCGGCAGGGCCTGCGCGATGTCATTCTTTCGCCTGGTTCGCGTTGCGCCCCGCTGACGCTCGCCTTTGCCCGCCATCCGCACCTCCGCGTGCGCTCCATTCCCGACGAACGCGCGGCGGCGTTTATCGCGCTGGGACTGGCACAGCAAACCGGACAACCGGTGGTGCTGGTGTGTACGTCGGGGACGGCGGCGTTGAACTACGGTCCGGCAGTGGCCGAAGCGTTTTACCAGAACGTACCGCTATTGCTCCTGACGGCCGATCGTCCGCCGGAGTGGATCGATCAGTGGGACGGGCAAACCATCCGGCAGGCGCATGTCTACGGCCGCCACGCCAAGTGGAGCCGCGAGCTGCCCGTCAGCTACGAGCATCCCGACGCCGCGTGGCACATCAACCGGCAGGTCAATGAAGCGATCAACTACGCCCGCGAGACGCCCGCCGGGCCGGTTCACCTGAACATCCCCGTACGGGAGCCGTTCTACCCTGATCCGGCCGAGCCGTACGGGTACAGCGACGCGGTGCGTGTCATTGCGATGTCGGCAGATGCACCTGAATTGTCGGAGGCGCAGTACCGCGCGTTGCGGGACGAATGGCAGACCTACGAACGGATTCTGGTGGTAGCCGGGCAGGGGAGGCCCACAGCGGCCTTTCGGCAGGTCCTGAAGCGGCTTTCCGAAAAGACCGGAGCGGTTCTGGTGGGCGATGTGCTGAGCAACCTGCACGACCTGCCCGGCGTTGTGGATCGCCCTGATGCTTTGTTGATGAAAGGCGAGCAAGCGGCTTTGCAACCCGATCTGCTCATCACGTTTGGGCAGTCGGTCATTTCTAAAAATCTGAAGCTGTTTTTGCGTAAGCACGCCCCCCGGGCCCATTGGCACGTGCAACCGGCCGGCGAGGTGCCCGATACCTTTCAAACCCTGACGCGCGTGATCCGTACTGAGCCTTCCCGGTTTTTTAGTCGGGTGAGTCGAGGGCTGCGCGCCTCCCCACGGTCCTATGCAGAGACGTGGCGTGCGGCCAACCAACGCGTCCGGCAGGCAACGGATCGGTTTTTTCAGCACCAGCCTTTTGGCGAATTCGGGGCGTTGTCTGCGGTGGTGCAGCATCTGCCGAAAGGCACGCAGGTGCACGTAGCCAACAGCATGGCGATTCGGTACGTCAATTTTCTGGGCCTTCCGGCCCGGCGTGACCTGACGCTTTTTGCCAACCGTGGTACCAGCGGCATCGACGGCAGCAGCAGCACGGCGGTAGGGGCGGCGCTCGCGACCAACCAACCCGTAGTGCTGATCACCGGCGATCTGGCCTTTTTCTACGACCGCAATGCGTTCTGGCACCAGGAACCGTTGCCGAACCTGCGGATTGTGCTGTTGAACAACCACGGCGGCGGCATCTTCCGGATGATCGACGGACCGCGGCAACAACCCGAACTGGAACCGTTTTTCGAGACGCGACAAGCGCTTCGGGCCGAAAATACCGCCCGCGATTTTGGCATGACCTATTACTTTGCAGAAGGCAAGGAAGCGTTACGGCGCCATCTTCCCGACTTTTTCAACCAAACTTCGGACCGCCCGCGCCTCCTCGAAATCGAAACGCATAACCTTACGAACGCAGATGTGTTTGATCAATACAAGCAAATGCTTCGCGCAGGAGAAAAGCTGTAA